A window from Gemmatimonadaceae bacterium encodes these proteins:
- a CDS encoding DmsE family decaheme c-type cytochrome, translated as MSHHRFARWLAIAFALAVAAPAAHAQQSPAAHPTPAGYAGSASCTDCHAKEAAQFGATSKGQLFLNHPRNTHEALGCETCHGPAKQHAESGGDERGGLITFNGKHPSSVADRNATCLQCHEKTARMLWKGSAHESHDVACSDCHTMMHTESERSSLKKPSVTETCGQCHQREKAKLTQFAHMPLGQSKMECTSCHNPHGSTGPSLLVASSINEVCYACHADKRGPYLWEHEPVVENCANCHDPHGSNHDKMLIMSRPRLCQQCHAGTGHPIQPRNPSTPADFQFVFNRQCSNCHFNIHGSNHPSGKAFTR; from the coding sequence ATGTCACACCATCGTTTCGCGCGTTGGCTGGCGATCGCGTTCGCCCTCGCCGTCGCGGCGCCGGCGGCGCATGCGCAGCAGTCCCCGGCCGCGCATCCGACGCCGGCCGGATATGCCGGGAGCGCCTCGTGCACCGACTGCCACGCCAAGGAAGCGGCGCAGTTCGGCGCCACGTCCAAGGGCCAACTGTTCCTGAATCATCCGCGCAATACCCACGAAGCGCTGGGGTGCGAGACCTGCCATGGCCCGGCCAAGCAGCACGCCGAGTCGGGCGGCGACGAGCGCGGCGGCCTGATCACGTTCAACGGCAAGCACCCGTCATCGGTGGCCGACCGCAACGCCACCTGCCTGCAGTGCCACGAGAAGACGGCGCGCATGCTGTGGAAGGGGAGCGCGCACGAATCGCACGACGTGGCGTGCTCCGACTGCCACACGATGATGCACACGGAATCGGAGCGGTCGAGCCTCAAGAAGCCGAGCGTGACCGAGACCTGCGGCCAGTGCCACCAGCGGGAGAAGGCCAAGCTCACGCAGTTCGCGCACATGCCGCTGGGCCAGTCGAAGATGGAGTGCACGAGTTGCCACAATCCGCACGGCTCCACCGGCCCATCGCTGCTCGTGGCCAGCTCGATCAACGAGGTGTGCTACGCGTGCCATGCCGACAAGCGCGGCCCCTACCTGTGGGAGCACGAGCCCGTGGTGGAGAATTGCGCCAACTGCCACGATCCGCACGGCAGCAATCACGACAAGATGCTGATCATGTCGCGGCCCCGCCTGTGCCAGCAGTGCCACGCCGGCACCGGCCACCCGATCCAGCCGCGCAATCCGAGCACGCCGGCGGACTTCCAGTTCGTGTTCAACCGCCAGTGCTCCAACTGCCACTTCAACATCCATGGCTCGAATCACCCCTCGGGCAAGGCCTTCACCAGGTAG
- a CDS encoding MtrB/PioB family outer membrane beta-barrel protein, giving the protein MRFRAFVAAVLVTAVAALVPPRSVAAQRPAKDTTRSATKDTVHAAPAGPLTGAAEVGYRSFVQTLTPQQRGKFVEYKDVPAGVVVPALFLQYDRGDTLPTFSLSAANVGQLDQSLHLRAKQAGLFDARLEWDRLLHTFSTDGRSLYTQAGPGVYTLPNPRPDSNAFRNAPYLSPIRSMWDPVKLSVGVTPSQQWDFKADFTRIEKRGDRPMGQAYVGASGPSSEILEPIDQTVSDVRLTESYATTRFQLMGTYNLSVFQNYITSVTASNPQAVVDAAAAAANGRTALAPNNLAHTVTVTGGVNLPMDTRVTASGMYSWWHQNDAFLPATINSAIVNPLLSTLPPSLGAHAGTSMVNGTVYSRPLRALNVSARFNRYGFRDDADYTHMPIMITNDRSVGGADSASRDPFTRTTADLSATWRVLSPVALSVGYGWNRMERDSLVRNVVRTTETTPHASLDFTGVSWLSLRTTYTKGWRRDNGYHQMDATEDSLFRRFDEANRDRERTSVMAQVTPIDQLSFSASWEVGHDAYPNSVLGVQSDNSAMAGGDVEWTPNAQFTMNAGYTRETYFDHMQGQYRTGSSTLLYNPSYIYVGDNQDVSTTASVGFTAVLVPDQWEAGGTFEASKSHFLMGAYNPQTPTGGTAAQNTAATAVNFPVVTQNLQPMNVFVRYHFAPDWAVTMRYQGELYSQSNYETATLVPATGKFFFLANNFQNYNARYFTFSFSYRPGLLRLGRSTL; this is encoded by the coding sequence ATGCGCTTCAGAGCATTCGTTGCCGCGGTTCTCGTGACCGCCGTCGCCGCGCTCGTGCCGCCGCGCAGCGTCGCGGCACAGCGTCCGGCAAAAGACACCACCCGATCCGCCACCAAGGACACCGTCCACGCAGCGCCGGCGGGGCCGCTCACCGGCGCCGCCGAGGTCGGCTACCGCAGCTTCGTGCAGACCCTCACGCCGCAGCAACGCGGCAAGTTCGTCGAGTACAAAGACGTGCCGGCGGGCGTGGTCGTGCCCGCCCTGTTCCTGCAGTACGATCGCGGCGACACGCTCCCCACCTTCTCGCTCAGCGCGGCGAACGTGGGCCAGCTGGATCAGAGCCTGCATCTGCGCGCCAAGCAAGCGGGCCTGTTCGACGCCCGGCTGGAGTGGGATCGCCTGCTCCATACCTTCTCCACCGACGGGCGGTCGCTGTATACCCAGGCCGGCCCCGGCGTGTACACGCTGCCCAACCCGCGGCCCGACTCCAACGCCTTCCGCAACGCGCCGTATCTGTCGCCGATCCGTTCGATGTGGGATCCGGTCAAGCTCTCGGTGGGCGTGACGCCGTCGCAGCAGTGGGACTTCAAGGCCGACTTCACCCGCATCGAGAAGCGGGGCGACCGCCCCATGGGGCAGGCGTACGTCGGAGCGTCAGGTCCGTCGAGCGAGATCCTCGAGCCCATCGACCAGACGGTGAGCGACGTGCGGCTCACGGAGAGCTACGCCACCACGCGGTTCCAGCTCATGGGGACGTACAACCTCTCCGTGTTCCAGAACTACATCACCTCGGTCACCGCCTCGAACCCGCAGGCCGTGGTGGACGCGGCCGCGGCGGCCGCGAATGGCCGTACGGCGCTCGCGCCCAACAACCTGGCGCACACGGTCACCGTCACCGGCGGCGTCAATCTGCCCATGGACACGCGCGTCACGGCGAGCGGCATGTACTCGTGGTGGCACCAGAACGACGCGTTCCTCCCCGCCACCATCAACAGCGCCATCGTCAATCCGCTGCTGTCCACCTTGCCGCCGTCGCTCGGCGCCCACGCCGGCACGTCGATGGTGAACGGCACGGTGTACAGCCGTCCGCTCAGGGCGCTCAACGTATCGGCCCGGTTCAACCGCTACGGGTTCCGCGACGACGCGGACTACACGCACATGCCGATCATGATCACCAACGACCGGTCGGTGGGCGGCGCCGACAGCGCCAGCCGCGATCCGTTCACCCGCACCACGGCCGACCTGAGCGCCACCTGGCGCGTGCTCTCGCCCGTGGCCCTCAGCGTGGGATACGGATGGAATCGCATGGAACGCGACTCCCTGGTGCGCAACGTGGTCCGCACCACCGAGACCACGCCCCACGCCAGCCTCGACTTCACCGGCGTGTCGTGGCTCAGCCTGCGCACCACGTATACCAAGGGCTGGCGCCGCGACAACGGCTATCATCAGATGGACGCCACCGAAGACTCGCTGTTCCGGCGCTTCGACGAAGCCAACCGCGACCGCGAGCGCACCAGCGTGATGGCGCAGGTGACCCCCATCGACCAGCTCAGCTTCTCGGCCAGCTGGGAGGTGGGCCACGACGCGTATCCCAACTCGGTGCTCGGCGTGCAGAGCGACAACAGCGCCATGGCCGGCGGCGACGTGGAATGGACGCCCAACGCGCAGTTCACGATGAATGCCGGCTACACGCGTGAGACCTACTTCGATCACATGCAGGGGCAGTATCGCACCGGCTCCAGCACCCTGCTCTACAACCCCTCGTACATCTATGTGGGCGACAACCAGGACGTGAGCACCACCGCCTCGGTGGGGTTCACCGCCGTGCTGGTGCCCGATCAGTGGGAAGCCGGCGGCACCTTCGAAGCGTCCAAGTCGCACTTCCTGATGGGGGCGTACAATCCACAGACGCCCACCGGCGGCACCGCCGCCCAGAACACCGCGGCCACGGCGGTGAACTTCCCCGTGGTCACGCAGAACCTGCAGCCCATGAACGTCTTCGTGCGCTACCACTTCGCCCCCGACTGGGCGGTGACGATGCGCTACCAGGGCGAGCTGTACAGCCAGAGCAACTACGAGACGGCCACGCTCGTGCCGGCCACCGGCAAGTTCTTCTTCCTGGCCAACAACTTCCAGAACTACAACGCGCGGTACTTCACCTTCTCCTTCAGCTACCGGCCGGGACTGCTCCGGCTCGGACGCTCGACGTTGTAG
- a CDS encoding cytochrome c, which produces MKTGLLILSLVTTTVAAASVQPAQAPDGKALYNENCRKCHGVIGTPPKTMKEKFPKIATFNGEFIASHSQDSIVKVLTHGKNADMKSFKDKLKPDEMQAVAVYVHDLGAKSH; this is translated from the coding sequence ATGAAAACCGGATTGTTGATTCTCAGCCTCGTGACGACCACCGTGGCCGCGGCGTCGGTGCAGCCGGCCCAGGCGCCGGACGGCAAGGCGCTGTACAACGAGAACTGCCGCAAGTGCCACGGCGTGATCGGCACGCCGCCCAAGACGATGAAGGAGAAGTTCCCCAAGATCGCCACGTTCAACGGCGAATTCATCGCGTCGCACTCGCAGGACTCGATCGTCAAGGTCCTCACGCACGGCAAGAACGCGGACATGAAGTCGTTCAAGGACAAGCTGAAGCCGGACGAGATGCAGGCGGTGGCCGTCTACGTGCACGACCTGGGCGCCAAGTCGCACTGA